The genomic DNA CTTGGCACCCATCTCCGCAGCGGCGTTCACGATGCCGGGAAGCTCGTCGACGGGTCGGAAGCTGTAGACGAGGTCCGCCTGCGTGGGCGGTACGCCGATGCGGTGCGCGACGACCTCTCCGTCCCGCAGTTCATTGCGGAAGACGTCATCGGGATTCGGTCCGCCGAAGACGATCACGTCGTACCCGGCCCGGGTCAGCGTGTCGGGCACGTCCTCGGACGGCCAGTCGTAGAGCACGACGACCCGCGCGTCGCGGAGTAGCGCCTGGGGATCAGCCATGGTTGTCCTCTCGTCGTGTGCCTCGTGTCTTGCTGGTGGGTCCGAATGTGGCGAGCGCCTCCCGCGCGGCCCAGTATCCGCACAT from Mycobacteriales bacterium includes the following:
- a CDS encoding CoA-binding protein; amino-acid sequence: MADPQALLRDARVVVLYDWPSEDVPDTLTRAGYDVIVFGGPNPDDVFRNELRDGEVVAHRIGVPPTQADLVYSFRPVDELPGIVNAAAEMGAKAVWRQTGRDDSGERDPRGCAASPDESAQALALVEQAGMIYIENSYIADAVRSIRPHP